The nucleotide sequence GCTGGAAAGGGCGTGGTTTTTGGCCCATGGGGCGGAAACGCCAGAGGGGCTTCCCCATGGGGGTTGGCGGGAGGTGGGCTTGCCCCACCAGTGGACCCTCGAGGGCCTGGAGGCGGAGGTGGGCTGGTACCGGCTTCCCCTTCCCGAAGGGGGGCCAAGGCGCTTCCTCCGCTCCTTTGGGGACTATTACCAGGAGGCCTGGGTGGACGGCGTCCACCTGGGGCGGCACGAGGGGTATTTCTTCCCCTGGCTCCTGGAGTTGCCCCCGGGTGGGGAGGTCCTCCTTAGGGTTTCCGCCCCCAAGGAGCCCCTAGGGGTCTGGCCCCGGATCAAGCGGCAGATAAAGGGGGTCTTGGGGCAACACGACTGCCGCCCCGGGGGAACCACGGAACGGGGCCAGGAACGAGGGACAGGGGGGCTATGGGGCGGGGTGGAGGTCTGGGTGCGGGAAGAGGTGGCCCTTTTGGGCCTCACCCACCGCCTCCTTCCCCGGCCTGGGGGATGGCGGCTATGGGTGCGCCTCCTGGTGGATGCCCTAAGGCCCTTTCGCGAGGAGGTGCACCTTAGGATTGGCCCAGAAAACTTCCCCGGGGAGGCGCTGGAAAAGAGGGCCGTCCTCGAGGGGGAAGGGGGGCGGGGTTGGCGGGAGGTGGTGTGGGACCTGCCGGAAATGCCGTTATGGGAGGTGTGGGAGCGGGGGTTTCCCCATCTTTTCCGCCTCGAGGCGGAGGTTTTGGGGGCCAGCCTCAGCGTGCCCTTGGGCTTCCGCACCGTGGAGCTGGATGGGGAGGGCTGGCTTCTCCTAAACGGGAAGAGGCTATTCCTAAGGGGCACCAACATCATCCCCACCCAGTGGCTTGCCGGCTACACCGAGGCCCTGGCCCAGCAGGACGTGGCCCTGGTCAAGGAGGCCAACCTCAATGCGGTGCGGGTCCACGCCCACGTGACCCACCCCGCCTTCTACCGGGCCTGCGACCGGGAAGGCGTGTTGGTGTGGCAGGATTTTCCCTTGCAATGGGGCTATGCTCCGGACGAGGCCTTTGCCCAGGAGGCTTTGCGCCAGGCCCAGGCCATGGTGGAGGCCTTGGGGGCCCATCCTTCCATCTACCTCTGGTGTGCCCAGAACGAGCCCACCCATAACCGTCACACCCTAGGCCCCCTCCTGGCCGCCGGGCTTCGGGCCGCTGACCCCACCCGTCCGGTGAAGGAGGCCTCCGACTTCCGCGAGCACCCTTACCCCGGCTGGTACTGGGGGCAGGTGCGGGACTTCCTGGCCCTGCCCGGGGCCCCCCTGCCTTCCGAGTTCGGGGCCCAGGCCCTGCCCCGGGCGGAGCTTTTGCGTAAGGTTCTGGGTGAGGCCGCCTGGCCTCCCAACTGGGAGGTCTATGCCTACCACAACTTCCAGCCCCACGAGACCTTCCGGGTGGCGGGGGTGGGGCTTGGCAACTCCCTGGAGGAGTTTGTGGAAAGTTCCCAAGGCTATCAGGCGAGGCTTTTGCAGTTTGCCATCCACGCCTACCGCCGGGCCAAGGGGCGGGTGGTGGGCTACTTCCAGTTCATGTTGGTGGAGCCCTGGGAGGGGATCACCTGGGCGGTTTTGGACGTGGAGCGGGTGCCCAAAAAGGGCTTTTTTGCCCTAAAGGAGGCCAGCAGCCCGGTTCTCCTCTCCCTGGTCCCCTACCGGGCAGAGGTGGAGGTGGGGGCCCCCCCCTTGCAGGAGGCCTGGCTTATAAGCGACCTGGACCGGCCCCTGGCGCTTAAGGTGCGCCTCTTCCTGGAGGGCCCTGAGAGCCTTCCCCTTTGGGAGGAGGGGGTGACCTTGGCCCCGGGGGAGGCTAGGCGGTTTTTCAGCCTGGGAGAGCTTTGGGAAAGCCCCCTGGAGGTCCAAGCCCGCTTCCTTCCCCTCCAGGAGGCCTTGAGGAGGCTTCCTCCTGGGCCTTACCGCTTGGTGGGGGAGGCCTATGAGGGGGAGAGGCTTTGGTCCCGGCAGGTGTTAGAGGTGCGGTTCCTGGAGCCCATCCTCCCCCTGGGGGTGGCCTGGTGATCCGGGTTCGGATCGCCTACGCCCTGGGAGCCTTGGGCCTTACCTTGCCGGGCCAGACCTTTGGCACCTACGTGGCCTTCTACTACCTGGACCAGGTGGGCTTGGCGGCCAGCGCCTTTGCCTTAGCCCGGCTTGTCTTCTCCGTGTGGGATGCGGTGAACGACCCCCTTTTCGGCTACCTCTCCGACCGCACCAAGACCCCTTGGGGCCGCAGGCGGCCCTGGCTTTTCCTGGGGCTTCCCCCTTTGCTCCTGGCCTTTTACCTGACCTTCAACGTTCCTGAGCCTTTTCGCCAGGGTCAGGCCCTTTTTTGGTACTGCCTGGGCACGATCCTCCTTTTTGAAACCTTCGCTGCCCTCACCTGGGTGAACCACGCCGCCCTTTTCCCCGAGCTCTTTCGGGGGCAGGAGGAACGGGCCCGGGCCAACGCCTGGCGGCAGGGCTTTTACTTCCTGGGCCTGGCGGTGAGCATTGCCCTAACCCCTTTGGTCTACACCGCCCTAGGCTTTTCCGGTATGGCCTTGCTTTACGGAGCCCTTGGGGGCGTGTTGGTTCTCCTCTTTCTCCTTTCCGTCCGTGAGGACCCCAAAGCCCAGGAGGCCGAGCCCCTTTCCTTCCTTCCCGCTTTCCGTTACACCCTGGGAAACGGGGCCTTTTGGCTATATTCCCTAGCCGCCCTTTTTCTCCTCTTCGCCGTGGGGCTTTTTGGGGCGGCCATGCCCTTTTACGCCAAGTATGCCTTGGGCTTGGGCCCTGAGGCCACCTCCTTGCT is from Thermus albus and encodes:
- a CDS encoding glycoside hydrolase family 2 TIM barrel-domain containing protein — protein: MRLERAWFLAHGAETPEGLPHGGWREVGLPHQWTLEGLEAEVGWYRLPLPEGGPRRFLRSFGDYYQEAWVDGVHLGRHEGYFFPWLLELPPGGEVLLRVSAPKEPLGVWPRIKRQIKGVLGQHDCRPGGTTERGQERGTGGLWGGVEVWVREEVALLGLTHRLLPRPGGWRLWVRLLVDALRPFREEVHLRIGPENFPGEALEKRAVLEGEGGRGWREVVWDLPEMPLWEVWERGFPHLFRLEAEVLGASLSVPLGFRTVELDGEGWLLLNGKRLFLRGTNIIPTQWLAGYTEALAQQDVALVKEANLNAVRVHAHVTHPAFYRACDREGVLVWQDFPLQWGYAPDEAFAQEALRQAQAMVEALGAHPSIYLWCAQNEPTHNRHTLGPLLAAGLRAADPTRPVKEASDFREHPYPGWYWGQVRDFLALPGAPLPSEFGAQALPRAELLRKVLGEAAWPPNWEVYAYHNFQPHETFRVAGVGLGNSLEEFVESSQGYQARLLQFAIHAYRRAKGRVVGYFQFMLVEPWEGITWAVLDVERVPKKGFFALKEASSPVLLSLVPYRAEVEVGAPPLQEAWLISDLDRPLALKVRLFLEGPESLPLWEEGVTLAPGEARRFFSLGELWESPLEVQARFLPLQEALRRLPPGPYRLVGEAYEGERLWSRQVLEVRFLEPILPLGVAW
- a CDS encoding MFS transporter, whose protein sequence is MIRVRIAYALGALGLTLPGQTFGTYVAFYYLDQVGLAASAFALARLVFSVWDAVNDPLFGYLSDRTKTPWGRRRPWLFLGLPPLLLAFYLTFNVPEPFRQGQALFWYCLGTILLFETFAALTWVNHAALFPELFRGQEERARANAWRQGFYFLGLAVSIALTPLVYTALGFSGMALLYGALGGVLVLLFLLSVREDPKAQEAEPLSFLPAFRYTLGNGAFWLYSLAALFLLFAVGLFGAAMPFYAKYALGLGPEATSLLFASVLLSALPSVFLWARLAGVLGPKGAWLFAIALLALGAMLLFWPQSLGQALPVGVLIGVGFGGVLVLGDVLLSEVIDRDAELTGRRREGVYYSVYGFINRLSGPLQALSFALLTPLFGYVSGEAPGPSPEAAFRFLMAGPPFLAILLALGLALRFPYGARG